The following proteins are co-located in the Neisseria sp. Marseille-Q6792 genome:
- a CDS encoding Imm49 family immunity protein, translating into MSFMCSKKWYDHISSIVIEYAESFNQYLSGKGDPDIANSLSYIDERKGSPFAAMSILKQPVDAACAHALWAERDLPKFKRYAYQLGKLEILSSMGWSYPEPFFLCAETPNVANPLFVMLMSDSPKIRSFLLRNIDLISNDTEEFADRYDLNRQLKYNTLLMLEGTQLERLERRSLNVLENQQQSKWLQLRCEDFLFFLAFARQDPAAMRQALDPLFEKKRARQAAKETLSYFDFFLQPQIVMYAKIAAIHGFDLGIDHEIAPKEAIAYAPLPEGEYQDPFDFMRAYDLDFPYEYLQNWVDYYTGQTDTLGLPPLANDE; encoded by the coding sequence ATGAGTTTTATGTGCAGTAAAAAATGGTACGACCATATCAGCAGCATCGTTATCGAGTACGCCGAAAGTTTCAACCAATACCTTTCGGGTAAAGGCGATCCTGATATTGCAAACAGTCTTTCATATATTGACGAGCGCAAAGGCTCCCCCTTTGCAGCCATGTCGATTCTGAAACAGCCGGTGGATGCGGCCTGCGCCCACGCATTGTGGGCGGAGCGCGACCTGCCCAAATTCAAGCGCTATGCCTACCAGCTGGGCAAGCTCGAAATCTTAAGCAGTATGGGCTGGAGTTATCCTGAGCCGTTTTTCCTGTGTGCCGAAACCCCCAATGTGGCCAACCCGCTGTTTGTGATGCTGATGAGCGACAGCCCCAAAATCCGCTCCTTCCTGCTGCGCAATATCGATTTAATCAGCAACGATACCGAAGAGTTTGCCGACCGCTACGATTTGAACCGCCAGTTGAAGTACAACACCCTGCTGATGCTGGAAGGCACGCAGTTGGAACGCTTGGAACGGCGCAGCCTGAATGTGCTCGAAAACCAACAGCAAAGCAAATGGCTGCAACTGCGGTGCGAAGACTTCCTCTTCTTCTTGGCCTTCGCCCGCCAAGATCCTGCTGCTATGCGGCAGGCGCTCGATCCTTTGTTTGAAAAAAAACGCGCCCGTCAGGCAGCCAAAGAAACCCTCAGCTATTTCGATTTCTTCTTGCAGCCGCAAATCGTGATGTACGCCAAAATTGCCGCAATTCACGGCTTTGATCTGGGTATTGACCATGAAATCGCCCCCAAAGAAGCCATTGCCTATGCGCCGCTGCCTGAAGGCGAATACCAAGATCCCTTCGACTTTATGCGTGCCTACGATTTGGACTTCCCTTACGAATACCTGCAAAACTGGGTGGATTACTACACCGGCCAAACAGATACTTTGGGTTTGCCGCCGCTTGCGAATGACGAATAG
- a CDS encoding ESPR domain-containing protein: MNEHRHKTVFNRTCGILMAVAETAIGQGKSSGERSSGEAGGGNGSLKTHSGRDLCKKALPSTTETQTQVFGCFPPKITPDSTQIPP; the protein is encoded by the coding sequence ATGAACGAACACCGCCATAAAACCGTCTTCAACCGCACCTGCGGCATCCTGATGGCCGTAGCCGAGACTGCCATCGGGCAGGGCAAAAGTTCCGGCGAGCGCTCAAGCGGAGAAGCCGGTGGCGGTAACGGCAGCCTAAAAACCCATTCAGGCAGAGACCTTTGCAAAAAAGCCCTTCCCTCGACAACCGAAACCCAAACACAGGTTTTCGGCTGTTTCCCCCCAAAAATCACTCCTGATTCTACCCAAATACCCCCTTAA
- a CDS encoding hemagglutinin repeat-containing protein gives MSVEAGFGFKTAGKEQNQNYRQSRQSSLKAGGDINIRSREGDITVQGSNITAGDTIRLDSARDIRLLSAQDSQHQDGKNRNAGVQVGVGVSVGAQTGVYIYAEAAYGKGKNRTDSQTHQNTLLQSDKLQLSSKGNTVLNGAQAHARRIDADVGGTLYIESPQDTVEQESKQSGGGIRAQVALGTAWSVSGNYNQSKASGHSRSVSSQSGLFAGEGGYHITADSVRLKGGAIASAADKDHNELTARSFSFEDLRNESSYSASSMGIGAGYGGSLKGSDGFNQSAFGRASQTAGQNMNKGFNYSPTLPQHESGNSQGYTRSVLSEGNITIGGKKTSARALGIHTDSATAHHGADSVPDLQNLLDKQQTIAQSTAAIHSAVGTYRGNRAKAAAEELEKQQAAYEGRLKEQNDGSYEQYAGKSDSERLAMRLGNAKYAQAYQEARSWGVGGSKSRALSAAETLITGALGGQGDLQLAANTLAPYAAAAIGKRFGHGENKNEAAQAIGHFMLGAALAYANGADPLAGGSAAVATERAAEYLAKQYDDGRTAIDPITGKFNPNLLPEHIKEEIKAQTGAVASVVGAAGGSLKGTNSSNGALFDAQVAGTVGQNAVENNAAGNSTSAVTRMQSRAATLENSVYAMDFFGLLWGNVPAIAAEAQKVSRARMDHWNEEARKYLLKEHGINVPLIEVMENVNGVGVIRQDTERNYKNLRAALDKANRLKKNTQAATSATPTNRGRIGSKLIGNGISLDAPKSQQKTVDKIKQGLDKDGKLTEQVVNAWAKEMGWQVIPGGKYGSNNGFDHVFVTPTGQVVLGDSKQIVKNAMHLIPSAAGGHMQMSDNWVRTVIGKLPKNDPTIPILKEALQNRTLYRSAVGIDRNTGKITLVPLYFPTQQINKPKR, from the coding sequence TTGTCCGTCGAAGCCGGCTTCGGCTTTAAAACCGCCGGCAAGGAACAAAACCAAAACTACCGCCAAAGCCGGCAAAGCAGCCTGAAAGCCGGCGGCGACATCAATATCCGCAGCCGCGAGGGCGACATTACCGTCCAAGGCAGCAACATTACTGCGGGCGACACCATCCGCCTCGATTCCGCGCGCGACATCCGGCTGCTCTCCGCCCAAGACAGCCAACATCAGGACGGCAAAAACCGCAATGCCGGCGTACAAGTCGGCGTCGGGGTTTCCGTCGGTGCGCAAACCGGTGTCTATATCTATGCCGAAGCGGCCTACGGCAAAGGCAAAAACCGCACCGACAGCCAAACCCATCAAAACACCCTGCTGCAATCGGACAAACTGCAGCTCAGCAGCAAGGGCAATACCGTGTTGAACGGTGCCCAAGCCCATGCCCGACGCATCGACGCCGATGTCGGCGGCACCCTTTATATCGAAAGCCCGCAGGACACTGTCGAACAGGAGAGCAAACAAAGCGGCGGCGGCATCCGCGCCCAAGTCGCGCTCGGTACCGCATGGAGCGTATCCGGCAACTACAACCAAAGCAAAGCCAGCGGCCACAGCCGCAGCGTCAGCAGCCAAAGCGGTCTCTTTGCCGGCGAAGGCGGCTACCACATCACAGCCGACAGCGTCCGGCTCAAAGGCGGTGCCATCGCTTCTGCCGCAGACAAAGACCACAACGAACTGACCGCCCGCAGTTTCAGCTTTGAAGACCTCCGCAACGAAAGCAGCTACAGCGCCAGCAGCATGGGCATCGGTGCCGGTTATGGCGGCAGCCTGAAAGGCAGCGACGGCTTCAATCAAAGTGCCTTCGGCCGTGCGTCCCAAACCGCCGGCCAGAACATGAATAAAGGCTTCAACTACAGCCCCACCCTGCCGCAACATGAAAGCGGCAACAGCCAAGGCTATACTCGCTCCGTACTCAGCGAAGGCAACATCACCATCGGCGGCAAAAAAACCAGTGCCCGCGCCCTCGGCATCCATACCGATTCGGCCACTGCCCATCACGGTGCCGACAGCGTTCCCGATCTGCAAAACCTACTCGACAAACAGCAAACCATTGCCCAATCGACTGCCGCCATCCACAGTGCCGTCGGCACCTATAGGGGCAACCGTGCCAAAGCGGCAGCCGAAGAGCTGGAAAAACAACAGGCCGCTTACGAAGGCCGTCTGAAAGAACAAAACGACGGCAGTTATGAGCAATATGCCGGTAAAAGCGACAGCGAACGGCTGGCCATGAGGCTGGGGAACGCGAAGTATGCCCAAGCTTACCAAGAAGCCCGAAGCTGGGGCGTAGGCGGCAGCAAAAGCCGTGCGCTTAGCGCCGCCGAAACCCTGATTACCGGCGCATTGGGCGGCCAGGGGGATCTGCAGCTGGCGGCCAATACGTTGGCGCCGTATGCCGCAGCCGCCATCGGCAAGCGCTTCGGCCACGGTGAAAACAAAAACGAAGCCGCGCAAGCAATCGGCCACTTTATGCTCGGCGCGGCCTTGGCCTACGCCAACGGCGCCGACCCGCTTGCCGGCGGCAGCGCCGCCGTTGCCACCGAACGCGCAGCCGAATACCTGGCCAAACAATACGACGATGGCCGCACTGCCATCGACCCGATAACGGGGAAATTCAATCCCAACCTGTTACCCGAACACATCAAAGAAGAGATCAAAGCGCAGACCGGTGCGGTTGCTTCGGTGGTGGGTGCGGCGGGTGGCAGCCTGAAAGGCACGAACAGCAGCAACGGAGCGTTGTTTGATGCGCAGGTTGCCGGGACGGTCGGGCAGAATGCGGTGGAGAATAATGCTGCGGGGAATAGTACTTCTGCTGTTACACGGATGCAGAGTAGAGCCGCAACATTAGAAAACTCAGTCTATGCAATGGATTTTTTTGGTCTCCTTTGGGGAAATGTCCCAGCTATTGCTGCCGAAGCCCAAAAAGTATCCAGAGCAAGGATGGATCATTGGAATGAAGAAGCCCGCAAATACCTGCTTAAAGAACATGGTATCAATGTTCCATTGATAGAAGTAATGGAAAATGTCAATGGAGTGGGGGTCATACGTCAAGATACCGAACGAAATTATAAAAATCTTCGGGCAGCGCTGGATAAAGCCAATAGACTGAAAAAAAATACTCAAGCTGCCACTTCTGCAACCCCCACCAACCGTGGGCGTATAGGCAGCAAACTCATTGGAAACGGGATTTCATTAGATGCGCCCAAATCACAGCAGAAAACGGTGGATAAGATCAAACAGGGTTTGGATAAAGACGGAAAGCTGACCGAGCAAGTGGTTAACGCTTGGGCAAAAGAAATGGGCTGGCAGGTCATTCCCGGCGGCAAATACGGCAGCAACAACGGCTTTGACCATGTTTTTGTCACACCCACCGGACAGGTTGTTTTGGGGGACAGCAAACAGATCGTGAAAAATGCCATGCATCTGATCCCCAGTGCGGCAGGCGGGCATATGCAAATGAGTGACAATTGGGTAAGAACCGTTATTGGTAAATTGCCAAAAAATGACCCGACTATACCTATTTTAAAAGAAGCACTGCAAAATCGTACATTGTATAGGAGTGCTGTGGGCATAGACAGGAATACAGGAAAAATTACTCTTGTTCCCTTATACTTCCCCACTCAACAAATAAACAAACCGAAGAGGTAA